In Erigeron canadensis isolate Cc75 chromosome 8, C_canadensis_v1, whole genome shotgun sequence, the DNA window TATTATGGGTCGCCCCAACTAGACCAGCTTCAACCCTTATAAAAGATTAAAGTACATGTTTTGATACATCACTCAACCTCCCTGCATGTGTTCCACCTCTACTTTTTCTAGTTCGGTTTTACATTCCTCTATGGACATGATAAAAATAGACATACCTGCAGTACTTTTAATTAAGCTGTTAATAATCATGGCTTTCTAAGAGTAAGCTTTTGATATGGCTCAGTTGCTGCAGAAAATGCGAAGGGATATCTACCAGTCACTGACAAGAAAGATGGATACTCGTTTATTTATCCCTTTGGATGGCAGGTATGATTGATGTTGCTATTTaactatttttcttttacttcaTCAATATAGGAGTATTGTTTGGCCATTAGTCAAATGTAATTTTTACAACCCCCAAATAAAGTTGCTGATTAGTATCGCTCCAGGAAGTTGTTATTGAAGGACAAGACAAGGTTTACAAAGATGTTATCGAGCCCTTAGAAAATGTCAGTGTTACCGTGTTCCCTACAAACAAAGAGGACATCCGAGACCTTGGTTCCCCACAAGAGGTTTGCTCAATATCGATAATCTATTTCCTGTATGTATGTGAAAAATGCTCATATGCTAACTATATGCTGGTATTAGCTGTTTCTTGCATCTTATTACTATTGGCTCTATATTCATACTTTGTGTTTCACCTTCAACGGCAAACTAtcctactcctactcctaaacTACACGAAAGCCTGAGATGGATCCCAGGACTTATGAAAGCCCCTCCAATGATCCACCCCCACAAATGTGAGGAGTGGGACTTGAACCTGGATGGAAtaccccaaggtcaaagaccttaccaatgggccaccaaccatTGGCTACCCCATTTAACACTTAAATTGTTGGTCTCATCAGAAGTGAAATTTAATCGTGAACAAAATTCAATATGATCAACGTTGTTGTAACAATGAAAATGGACACAGAAGTAATTTGGACTTGGGAATAGCCCATCTATAAATGTTGCAGTTTCATGAGACTAGCTGACAGAAAGTGTAGCAGTTTATGTTACTGTGTTCATCCTTCTGTCTTTCAGGTGTTCAATGTAGTTTATGTGGTAACACAAAGTAATTCTGCTTCTAaaatgatgtgcttgttaatctCAGGTTGCTGAAGCTTTGATTAAAAAGGTTCTTGCTCCCCCTTCACAGAAGACAAAACTACTTACCGCAGCAGAGGTTAGATTCCATCTTCCATCTACATAGTACATATACAATATTCCTGAAATTCTACTAGATAGAGTCATATACTTCTAgtagttttatttgtttaagatGTTTCCCTTGTAATAGTTTTTGTATAGTCACACATAGCTTACATAAAGGTCAAAAGTTCTAATCAAACTCTGAGTTTAAACCTTAAAGCTTACCCTCTTGATGCTAATTGCTCAAATGTGGACTTGTTTTTAGGACATATCTTGTATTCTTGTTGGTATCATCTATTCTTATTTTACTCTTTATTTGCCTTCGAAGAGTTTGAAGTATCATTTCTGCTTTATCAAGTGACTTATCAGCACTATAGTCTCTAACATCTAGCCTTCGGGTTAACCCATATGTATTACTTTTTATGAATTGGTGCCTTGGTGGTTGTGGATATGTCCCCCAATTAATAGAGTGTGTTTCCCAATTACcaaaaagtaatatattaagCACCTGAGCTATGATCATCCACCACCAATAACTACACCAAGGGAATACTCTCTATTGCCTCTGTCACCACCAGCATTACAATCTTTCATTCGACCAATATCATCACAAGCATTGGCCAATGGCGGCATAGCTCAGTTCGTAATTGGTGGGGACATCTTTTCCACATAAAGCACAGAGCCCCAGGTTCAAGCCCAGCACCCCCATACCACAGCTCGTGAGTGAGTCAGGTATGCCCCCCACATTATGATAGGCAACCGATTGTGACTTGTGAGCCGGCTTGGGTTTCTGGTTATCAACCTGTTGCCACAAATCATCACCAGGGGCAGGATTGGTGAATATTCTATACATCATATCTACAATTGGATTTGGTTCTTTGTTTTTCGTATTTTGCTGGCTTGGGGTGGTGGTGACAATGACTTGGTCTAGTGATGTTTTTTGGTTGTGGGATAAGGAAGACGGGAAGATTGTGCATAGCATAGTCAGCATAGATGCTACggcttttttatatataggtaGATACAACTGACTATTTATTACCCTTTTGATGTCCCAGCATGATGTTGATGGGAAAGCTTATTACACCTTTGAATTTGTCGCTCAAGCCCCAAACTTCACTCGGCACGCTCTCAGCACAATCGTCATTGGAAATGGTATGACCTTGCTCTATCATCTATTTCATCTGGACGTGACATAATAGGCAGGTAAGTTAACGCATCATTTTAATTACAGGTCCATATAGGCAAGGAAAACTTTTTTTGTCCAACTCtaatgaattttttaaaataagcatgtttataggtatttgaAAACATTTCGTTGACTAGAAACACATTTTCATTATAGCTAGTGTAAACATTTCATCCATTTGACCTGCCAGAGGTTGATTACAACCCAAATTGGCCCATTTTTAGTTGATGGGCCAAAATGCCACCTTTGTTTGCGTATTTAAAGAATGGGGTTTATGAATTTTGGTGATGCTGGATCGATTTGCTCAATGGATGACTTAAAagagttttctttttctttttcttggtcGGAATTTGTAGCCGGAATTGTGTTCGGATTCTATGGTCGGAGcttagctctgataccatgataaACATTGTAGGTTATTGTATTGAATTGTAGCCTAACCTAATACATGGAAATTAATACTATGGAAACTTAATATATGGAAACTAACCTATGTCTAATATGCTGAtcgttatattttattttttgcaggGAAGTTCTATACTTTAACAACAGGGGCAAACGAGAGAAGGTGGGGCAAAATGAAGGACAAACTAAACACCGTCATCGATTCCTTCAAAATCTTCAATGTGTGAAAAGTCATTCATTGTTTCAATTTCCTAGCTAACACTACAGGCTATCCTATTTACATATATAGGTGAGCATTCTCGTACTGAATGATCAAATTAAGGCAGCTATTTTCTGCATTTTCGTTAAATATCATAATACATCATTTTTATAGTGTGATAATGTGAAGACgttttcatgttttttggtGATTTAGTTTTGTTTAACACATACAAACAAAGGCAGATATTTATTTAGCATCATAATACTGTAAACAGGTTTTAACTTTGATAAATTATGCCCTTAAGTTCTGTGAATTATTAGTCATTTCAACAAAATAAGATGAAAATACAATGGTTTGTGGTTATCATTTTTCGACAACTTAGATGCAGTATTTCACATGGATATAAACAAGCCCAATAAAGCCCAGACCAAAGCCCAATCCAGCCTAAAAGTCCCAAACATAAAAGTTCGGTCCAATCCTAGCTTGGGTCAGTCGGGGCTTAGCCCAAGGACCCACAGAATCCAAAAGCCGAAAGTCCGGGCTTTTCATCAAAAAAGCCTAActttttataattgtttttttagattagtttatttgaaatgttcatttgaaaactaaaatttttgtgaaaaaaccaaaaagactAGCTAAAATACACTGTGATCttaatttaacacaatgtattttaattgtgttttttaaaaacacaatgtgtatgtgtttttattgtatagtctaaaaacacattgtattaagttttaaatcacagtatgtttttgataaatgcgtgaaaatcaaaaaaattgttcaaacactgTGATATTAAtttaacacaatatgttttttttataaaaaaactaaaaatacattGTGCTAAATTtatatcacaatgtgttttgggcagttttctagtttttacgaaagttttagttttcaaatgattacaacccattagtttataactttatattcaATGTGAATTACATATAATGTATTCTAGAAGTATTTAATTATGTAAGTAAGAAGTTATAATTCAAAgtaatgtattatttattttatagatGGTGTACAAGATTTTACACCtgtgtcaaatacacgagttATGCAACATTTCTATtataagaattaatatatggaacaaaaaaatatttatatgttaagtgtaaaaatatacttaaaaagaaattgagatattcaaatCTTAATATTGAATGCTAAATTATATCAAGGTTGGATGGTGTAGGGGAGTAAACAGACCGAGTCGAGCCGATACAGtgccaagctcgagctcgactcgactaCAAAACTCGAAGCTCAAAACTCGACTCGAGCTCGACCGAGCTTTAATTTTCAAGCTCGAACTTGAGCTCGGCTTATGTATCGACACTTTCGAGCTCGACTCGGCTCGACTAAgtaataaattaagttttaagtCAAATTAGTCCTTTAAGCTCGACAATTTGaagctcgactcgattaagcTCGGCTAGGTAGGATAGTAatttagtaaaaatatataatattgaagggtaaaattataaataagcaCAAACTCGATTAAGCTCGCGAGCTTTTCGAGCAGGTTATTTTGAGGCTCGAACTCGACTCGAAAATCTACTCGAGTAGCTCGAGTACGAGCTCGGCTCGACTCAAACCGAGTAGATTTCGAATAATTTGCGAGTCGATTTCGGGTAGCTCGCGAGCTGTCTCgtctcgtttacacccctaggTGTAACAAGGATCCTTTTAATCAaactcttttaaaaaaaacaatatcttaatttttgattacacaattgaccATGTTCTCATTGATTTCTTGCAAAAaggtaattttattttcgttagacatggttatcaaaaacaataaaagtagcagcTGATCCGTGGGTTTTCAATGACTTTGTGTGATGTGATTTTATGTGTAGGGTTcaaattatataagaaaaatatgtaTAGTAGATATAGTTTGATTCTAATTAGTgataataacaattattatcctaattatattctgattacaattactaataacaacaatattacaattagtttgattataattaataaaatattgatatatatataaattcatattAAACCAAATGTTGTAACCTctctaacttttaattatattttgttattagataaacattatgcaataaagtattgattattattagatcgggttaaaatgtaaattggcgatggaaaaccaaaaagtgtaaattaatttagatatgtgttgatttaattaatttagaaAAATTGAGGGCTGTAATTGCTTAGGTCAattatcttttagtatatatcaaaactagattattaacccgcgtaatatgcgggtgaacatatataattaatcatatgttattttttcataaaatcagatattttaaaagttattgtatacaCTATATACAAATGTTTAgtcttatttattaatatacatattaactacataaaacaaaatgcatacatcaaatatttattatgtGATATCATAAATGTTCTATACAAAATTGCGATTTTAGTTATAacgtttttacttttaaatttgtaacaaaattaaatttatttgttctatatatgtttaattatataaacttatactTTTTGTCAGAAACGTGTGAATTACTTGTGAGTATCGGGAGGTTTGACACATATTATGTTAATAACATgtgtaattaatttaattacattggGTAACCTTTAAAAAACTACTCTAATAATGAAagctatataaaaaaattaaaataaaaataaattaatattatcttaactaaaaataaaatggaaGCGAAATTTTCCTAAATTATGGTATTAAACTTTCTACATTATATCATCGAAAGTTATACTAcattatgaaattaatttacacactcaaaaatttatagatcatttttataactttgttttgcctaattatttcattttcaagGTTTGCCAAATAtcacaatttttatattttggtacGTTAAATAATTCTAAGTTAACGGCCGTCGAAACTGTCACACCACTTGCTTCATGTACtaattatagtttataaattttattcttGTATTTAACTTACCCAAAATTTTAAGACTTATCCACTATTGTCCAAGTATATATTTAGTACTCATCATATCGAGTTAATTATTATCAGattaaaatgagttaatttacaaattatttttcttaaaggACTAATAGATTTTGGATCAAAGATAAAATCACTAATGATACAAATGTCTTTAACATGttggttttaaaaattataaactttctCATAGGTAAGAAGATTCGAATTTGTGACCATAAATTTTATAGACAACGTGTTTGCTTTGGAGGAGTtggtaaacaaaaaaaaaaagtcaaatttggtttatgttaataaaaattataaacttaaatttataCCGATAGCAATCTAAAACTCAAGATATTGAATATAAATAATGTCTTctgtaaattataaaacaaaaggcTTTTAgcacaaaatatttaaaatactaCCTTATTATAACCATCTTAATATATATGctataaaacagttgaactaatgacttattaaccaatcaaatcgttcatttttatcaaattgactcccgcttatgtcatcatttaatttaattataaattaaaaattctaataataattatccaactcaatttcatcaaattgactcccacttatgtcatcatttaatttaattataaattaaaaattatagtaATTATTATCcaactatattattttattagtatcTGTAGAAAAAActcactaatttacatttttttgttttccatcgaTAATTTACCCATTTTAGTcctgaatatttaatttatatttattttagccatcaacttgaaaagatttttttcttaatttttaattatttaattaattaagaaaatttcaacatatgaaatattatctacaaaaaaattatttcaaataatgaaatacgatatatatgtttaatgttCTAGAactatattcttttaaatttgtttttacttacattttttacatttaaattttggtatttaataatttaaattttgactttacGTGACTTTTTATCGTATAAAGAATTATAGATTTACACTTATAAATATCAATGTCGATTAAATGACTAAAGATAAATACCACCCTATAagaaaatatgataaatttataCTTATAAATGTTGTACATTGGTATCCCAatacaatattgataatgtcgtccgatttaataatatattgggttaattttttataaactattgatattaatatttaaattaatatttaatacaaaCACAATATGAACAATGGATACCTATCCCAAACACAATAACATATGACAATATACAACATCTTTATCTTAAAAACAATAAGAATTACAGAACATGAGACGATCACAGAACAAAGCACAATTTACATTGGatggttacttgaatactaaatccaaatctatatgaactccattcaagattcattttatctctcaatcaaaaaggtataaattttctttctttttatatattagttttgtatattaatgtttaaagttacaattgtcacttaaatcaagagtcctaattattatcaaataatatgaaaacaattctaattgtaatctaattatcatatgacatatgattttcaatttttttttataatagatGAATTATTGTAGTATGTGCCTTGTAGAATGAGTACGATAAATAATTCCATAAATATGTCTCAGTTAATAATAACAGTGACGAACTTGTggttattgtattacaacttacaaagtataacacttaaaactgtaaattttcaaaattataagattttataacttaaatgtatgaaaatctaatattgataataccGTAAGCTACGTGTTCAGTGTTGAACACGGGTATAAAATCTAGtaaaagctatatatattttttaacatcaaactaaataaattaataatttataaaaatcattaaaaaatcTACCAAATTATATCTTTTCATAACTAAGTTCGTATAACTCATTAATTTAGATTTACTCAACATAAGACTCTTAACAAACATTCCAAATTTCCAACCAAACTAATAATTAGTTGCCTtcgttacttttttttttgtcttgacATAATGTAACTATAAGTTTATttaatacaaaattatattagtttaattaaaatcTATAAAAGGTAAATGAGGTAATCAAATCATTCCAATGACTaaaattcaattttatttttcatcaaaggATTATagcttttttaaaaatgaatttgaaagtctcttttattattattgggagATAAGAtgtaaagatataaataaattaagataaaataaagCTGTTATATTAgagtatttttattattatggatttttgCTAAATACAACATTAGGGGCTATAGTTAAGGTgtataaaatagttttaaacTTACTACAAAAATCATGGGATACATTTTCGATATGAAAGGTATAAATCTTTAATATACGTTAATTAcatgtatttagcattttccttaaaagtttaacattatataattatttaatcatGGGATTTTTACATCTTTTGTCTAGTGAATGATGTCTAGTCATAGTCAATATCTCGTTTTCTAGTATACGTGTAAAGTTTTACTATTTATCTGATATCATATACCAACTGAATTGGaaaaaataaatcttttgtCCATATATATCTCTCTTACGTAAAGAAacaaatatatactcgtaattattaattgtatgttagattatttaattattttattatatgtaaaatcTGTATCTCTTACGTATTGTAACTGTGATATATCTTTACAACTCCATATTAgatatttgttaaaaatatatgtttaacttaaaaaataattttaatggattgttttttagtatatatatatatatatataaagataaagattctTTTAAGTTCAAGGTTACGTATCACATCCTTTAAATATTgctgtactttttttttaagttagccTTTTATCAGGTACATATCATAATTATTAACGTTGGTTAACATAATAGActgaaaatgagaaatatttgaatagataaagtaaaaaaatatat includes these proteins:
- the LOC122580087 gene encoding psbP-like protein 1, chloroplastic isoform X2, which codes for MLSAQQLPCIPRTQLGLCTNGRFQKGVPFIVRAEQISAPSTSLQDKAGRRQILAAGLTIAPLVLLSCQKSTAFAAENAKGYLPVTDKKDGYSFIYPFGWQEVVIEGQDKVYKDVIEPLENVSVTVFPTNKEDIRDLGSPQEVAEALIKKVLAPPSQKTKLLTAAEHDVDGKAYYTFEFVAQAPNFTRHALSTIVIGNGMTLLYHLFHLDVT
- the LOC122580087 gene encoding psbP-like protein 1, chloroplastic isoform X1, which translates into the protein MLSAQQLPCIPRTQLGLCTNGRFQKGVPFIVRAEQISAPSTSLQDKAGRRQILAAGLTIAPLVLLSCQKSTAFAAENAKGYLPVTDKKDGYSFIYPFGWQEVVIEGQDKVYKDVIEPLENVSVTVFPTNKEDIRDLGSPQEVAEALIKKVLAPPSQKTKLLTAAEHDVDGKAYYTFEFVAQAPNFTRHALSTIVIGNGKFYTLTTGANERRWGKMKDKLNTVIDSFKIFNV